A stretch of the Actinomyces qiguomingii genome encodes the following:
- a CDS encoding helicase-associated domain-containing protein: protein MAAVLAEAQLLGISGAGALSRAGRVLAASVGADSESAPPSEPRGSADPGGRVLGALEQALAADLPEPVDMLLVQSDLTAIVPGRPVPALAAALERSSVVESRGGALTVRFTPQSVRRALDGGWSAAELLRTLAGFSPSPLPGALKVLVDDAARRHGVVRVREVASVLRVADPAVAAGIKADAALAGLGLDEVAPGIILSTAPAGVVLRELRATGLAPVLENEHGRVLVATRPGAGRRAPCPPPAHPGNAHSVRTRRPGPRELVALVGRMRAGEEARNASGGASVTAADPVHALARMRQAQASRERVRLRLAGPDGAVQERTVRVLAVEPGRVRLADLVRETELTVAVHRIVSVDLP, encoded by the coding sequence GTGGCGGCGGTTCTCGCCGAGGCACAACTGCTCGGCATCAGCGGCGCAGGCGCCCTCAGCCGTGCCGGACGCGTTCTGGCCGCCTCCGTAGGCGCCGACTCCGAGTCCGCCCCGCCCTCGGAGCCCCGGGGTAGCGCCGATCCCGGCGGGCGGGTCCTGGGCGCCCTCGAACAGGCACTGGCCGCCGACCTGCCCGAGCCCGTCGACATGCTTCTGGTGCAGTCCGACCTGACCGCGATCGTGCCGGGGCGTCCCGTCCCCGCGTTGGCGGCCGCCCTGGAACGCAGCAGCGTCGTCGAATCGCGGGGTGGCGCCCTTACCGTCCGCTTCACCCCCCAGTCCGTGCGCCGCGCCCTGGACGGGGGCTGGTCGGCCGCTGAACTCCTCCGGACCCTGGCCGGCTTCAGCCCGTCCCCACTGCCCGGCGCGCTGAAGGTACTGGTGGACGACGCAGCCCGCCGCCACGGGGTGGTGCGTGTGCGTGAAGTCGCCAGCGTCCTGCGGGTGGCCGACCCAGCCGTCGCCGCCGGAATCAAAGCCGACGCCGCCCTGGCGGGCCTGGGGCTGGACGAGGTTGCCCCCGGCATCATCCTTTCCACCGCTCCCGCCGGGGTGGTGCTGCGTGAGCTGCGCGCCACCGGGCTCGCCCCCGTCCTTGAGAATGAGCACGGTCGCGTGCTCGTGGCGACGCGTCCTGGGGCTGGGCGCAGGGCGCCCTGCCCGCCTCCGGCCCACCCCGGAAACGCGCACTCCGTACGCACACGCCGTCCCGGCCCCCGGGAGCTGGTCGCGCTGGTAGGGCGGATGCGGGCGGGGGAGGAGGCACGAAACGCCTCCGGCGGCGCCTCAGTGACCGCCGCCGACCCGGTGCACGCCCTGGCCCGGATGCGGCAGGCACAGGCCTCCCGGGAACGAGTACGGCTGCGTCTAGCCGGTCCCGACGGGGCCGTGCAGGAACGCACCGTGCGGGTGCTCGCCGTCGAACCCGGCCGGGTTCGTCTGGCCGATCTGGTGCGGGAGACCGAGCTGACCGTGGCCGTGCATCGGATCGTGTCGGTTGATCTGCCTTAA
- a CDS encoding DUF3027 domain-containing protein, giving the protein MTDAATQRSKNKSSKTSIPAAGPERAPVASARPGALPTAAQQATAAKDKVLTSQVAIEAARKALGEITEPVSVGRYVASRQLDKRLITHLFECNLAGYRGWRWAVTMARPPRGRTATICELELLPGEEALLAPAWVPWAERLLPGDASRSDRLPRRETDERLQPGWEATGEDGDTVALDELDLGRARVLSAEGYRRAAQRWYDGDHGPDAEGVRKAHAACSTCGFLVPMAGRLRNTFGVCANEWAVDDGRVVSLDHGCGAHSETDLPDQGPEWPVAPSRLDEVAMEPLATNGMDLRAGYSIEEIREAEQGGPVTAQSAPSESTKTAVAPESGPEQSPDEAATASPPQPGESSDTATAHAEAAENTGTDSAPASAQAAAKVGNSASEASDALRRAASARDAVADLAQEHTHHDVAEHHDAAAALAELEASLPTRS; this is encoded by the coding sequence GTGACTGACGCAGCGACTCAAAGGTCGAAGAACAAGTCGAGCAAAACGTCTATCCCTGCGGCCGGCCCCGAACGCGCCCCGGTGGCCAGTGCCCGTCCCGGCGCCCTGCCGACCGCGGCGCAGCAGGCCACCGCCGCCAAGGACAAGGTGCTCACATCCCAGGTCGCCATTGAGGCCGCCCGCAAGGCCCTGGGAGAGATCACCGAGCCGGTCAGTGTCGGCAGGTACGTCGCCTCCCGACAGTTGGACAAACGGCTGATCACCCACCTGTTCGAATGCAACCTCGCCGGCTACCGCGGCTGGCGCTGGGCCGTCACCATGGCCCGGCCCCCGCGCGGCCGCACCGCCACAATCTGTGAATTGGAGCTGCTTCCCGGCGAGGAGGCCCTGCTGGCCCCCGCCTGGGTGCCGTGGGCGGAGCGCCTGCTTCCCGGAGACGCATCCCGCTCAGATCGCCTGCCGCGGCGCGAGACTGACGAGCGCCTGCAGCCCGGTTGGGAGGCCACCGGCGAGGACGGCGATACCGTGGCCCTGGACGAGCTCGACCTCGGCCGCGCCCGCGTGCTGTCCGCCGAGGGCTACCGCCGCGCCGCCCAGCGCTGGTACGACGGCGACCACGGCCCCGACGCCGAAGGCGTGCGCAAGGCCCACGCCGCCTGTTCCACCTGCGGCTTCCTGGTACCCATGGCCGGACGCCTGCGCAACACCTTCGGCGTATGCGCCAACGAGTGGGCAGTCGACGATGGGCGTGTGGTCTCCCTGGATCACGGCTGCGGCGCCCACTCCGAAACCGACCTGCCCGATCAGGGGCCGGAGTGGCCGGTAGCGCCGTCGCGCCTGGACGAAGTGGCCATGGAGCCGCTGGCAACCAACGGCATGGACCTGCGTGCCGGGTACAGCATTGAAGAGATCCGTGAGGCTGAGCAGGGCGGGCCCGTTACCGCCCAGAGCGCGCCCAGCGAGTCCACCAAGACCGCTGTCGCCCCGGAGTCGGGACCCGAACAGTCCCCGGATGAAGCCGCCACCGCGTCCCCGCCCCAGCCGGGGGAATCCTCCGACACCGCGACGGCCCATGCCGAGGCAGCCGAGAACACGGGCACCGACTCGGCGCCGGCCTCGGCACAGGCCGCCGCAAAAGTAGGGAACTCTGCCTCCGAGGCCTCCGATGCCTTGCGTCGCGCCGCCTCCGCCCGCGACGCCGTCGCCGACCTGGCCCAGGAGCACACCCACCACGACGTCGCGGAGCACCATGACGCGGCGGCGGCCCTGGCCGAGCTGGAGGCCTCACTGCCCACCCGGTCCTGA